CCTGAAAAATTACCTCGGTAAAAATCACAATTAACACCTTGGTGATGGAATCCGTATGGTTCGTTTCCCCGTTTGAGAGGAGGGAAGCTATAGCCTAAGCGGTAATGAATTGTACATCGGAAGATTTAGCCGAAATTGTTTTCAAGAAATTAGAAAACGCCAAAACAGATTATCCGCATCCTAGCGCAGGAATATTAAATAAGCTGTTTTCGGATCTGTTTTTTGCCAGCCTGAAAACCGAAGAAGGGCAGCTAACGAAAGTAACCATCACGTTAATTGATCCGAAAGATCCGGACCCGAGTCCGCCGGAGCGCATTGTAGCGCACCGGTGGAACTATATCAACTTTGAAGAACGAATTCCCTTCACGGTTAAGAATTTAGTGAAGCTCTCGAAAGCGGCCGACCCGCTCAGTTCTTCATTGGCCGTGTACTACGAGAATAACTCGCTTTTTATTTGGGGAATGATCGACCAGGCGATTCATTATCAAAGCTTCCTGAACTACGAAGGCGATTCGGAACCCGAGCAGCCCGGACTTTTCCAGGCCACCATTGCAGACGTAGGAAATATCTACGTCATGTTCGATTACGAATTAATTGCTACGCTCAAGCAAAATGTACTGATTAGTAATTATATCGATGTTTTCCGGCAAGGACCAATTAATGGTATTTTGAAAAAAAGCGCGGAACTCTACAAAAAAGAAATTAGAAGCTACGTGCAACAAGAGTTTCCCGGTGAGAAGCTAGAGGAGTGGGAAAAGTACACGGAAGATTCTATAAGCGAGGCTATTTCGCGTATTCTGCTGGTCATGCAAGAGTACCAACACGGGGGCGCTTTCCTGATAACCGCCAATGCGTTGCGCTCTGGTCTGAGCATCAAGCATGCGTTATCTTACGATCGGTTGTTCAAGACGATTACCAATAATATAAAATTGGAAGTTGCCAATTACACGTATACCAACGCTATTGTTACGGAATTCTTGGAACCCGAAAAGGATACTATTCCAACGGCCGCGTATTTAAAAGAGAATATTGCGGATTATGAGAAAAAAGAAGCATACGACGAGCTAAAAGGTACTATTCGATTTATTGCTTCTTTGTCGTGCATTGATGGGTTGGTAGTATTTGACCCTGATTTAAAAGT
This Hymenobacter sp. GOD-10R DNA region includes the following protein-coding sequences:
- a CDS encoding putative sensor domain DACNV-containing protein, which encodes MNCTSEDLAEIVFKKLENAKTDYPHPSAGILNKLFSDLFFASLKTEEGQLTKVTITLIDPKDPDPSPPERIVAHRWNYINFEERIPFTVKNLVKLSKAADPLSSSLAVYYENNSLFIWGMIDQAIHYQSFLNYEGDSEPEQPGLFQATIADVGNIYVMFDYELIATLKQNVLISNYIDVFRQGPINGILKKSAELYKKEIRSYVQQEFPGEKLEEWEKYTEDSISEAISRILLVMQEYQHGGAFLITANALRSGLSIKHALSYDRLFKTITNNIKLEVANYTYTNAIVTEFLEPEKDTIPTAAYLKENIADYEKKEAYDELKGTIRFIASLSCIDGLVVFDPDLKVRGFGAVIKVKSLPEEVFVSKTATASQSALSSITPNHFGTRHRSMFSYCWNNMGSLGFVVSQDGDIRAITRVDDKLVMWENIKVQRFIKSEKLNRSMRLRIRK